In Rutidosis leptorrhynchoides isolate AG116_Rl617_1_P2 chromosome 2, CSIRO_AGI_Rlap_v1, whole genome shotgun sequence, one genomic interval encodes:
- the LOC139888993 gene encoding uncharacterized protein — MKAQKYIRKGYQAILAHVKEIETEDKRIEDVPIIRELPNVFPKKLPGLPPHRLVELQIDLVPGAAPVARSPYRLAPSEVKDLFNQSQELLDKSFIRPSSSPRFIEGFSKIARPLTALTHKAKKYEWSDVHEAAFQLLKQKLTSVPILSLPEGSNDFVVYCDASRQENVVADAISRKERAKPLRVRALNLIVHTNLTMQIRYAQLEALKEENMKEESLRGLDNKIKRDGTRYFAGRIWVPRIGEVRKKVLNEAYKTSYHSSIQAELFEALYGRKCRSPICWNEVGDRQLTGPEIIHETTEYIVKIKQRVETARSLQKSYADVRRKPLEFQEKDMVLLKVSSWRGVIRFGKRGKVSPRYVGPFKIIERIGLVSYRLELPEQLAGIHDTFHVSNLKKSLVKEDLIIPLDEIQVDDKLNFIEKPAEIINRNVKRLHQSRIPIVKVRWNALRGPDSTWEWEDHMKEKYPHLFANETPADCNDQISGRNF; from the exons atgaaggcacaaaagtatATAAGGAAAGGCTATcaagctatcctagcacatgtgaaagagaTCGAAACCGAAGacaagcgaattgaagatgtaccaatCATTAGAGAATTACCGAACGTCTTTCCTAAAAAActacctggtcttccacctcatagATTGGTAGAATtacaaattgatcttgtacctggagctgcaccagttgcacgATCACCATATAGACTGGCACCATCAGAAGTAAAAGATTTGTTCAACCAATCGCAAGAATTGTTGGATAAAAGTTTCATCCGACCGAGCTCATCTCC gagattcattgaaggtttctctaaaATTGCACGACCATTGACTGCCTTGACTCACAAGGCCAAGAAATATGAGTGGTCCGATGTGCATGAAGCTGCTTTTCAACTTTTAAAACAAAAACTAACATCTGTTCCTATCCTATCCCTACCCGAAGGAAGCAATGACTTTGTCGTATACTGTGACGCTTCTCGCCAAG aaaatgtggtggctgacgccaTAAGCCGAAAAGAAAGGGCTAAACCTTTACGAGTTAGAGCTTTAAATCTGATTGTCCATACCAATTTGACTATGCAAATTCGATATGCCCAACTTGAAGCGCTTAAAGAAGAGAATATGAAGGAAGAATCTCTTAGAGGTTTAGACAACAAAATTAAAAGAGATGGAACTCgttactttgccggaagaatttgggttccAAGAATTGGCGAAGTAAGAAAGAAAGTGCTTAATGAGGCATATAagacaag ctaccattcaagtattcaaGCAGAACTGTTTGAGGCACTCTATGGGCGAAAGTGTAGATCGccaatctgttggaatgaagtgggtgaCCGACAATTGACTGGACCTGAAATCATCCACGAGACAACTGAGTATATTGTAAAGATTAAACAAAGGGTAGAGACGGCCCGAAGtcttcaaaagagttatgccgacgtcaggagaaaaccgttagaattccaagAAAAGGACATGGTCCTGCTAAAGGTATCATCGTGgagaggtgtaatacgttttggaaaacgaGGAAAGGTAAGCCCAAGATATGTGGGGccttttaagatcatcgaacgtattgggcTAGTTTCCTATCGACTAGAATTACCTGAACAACTCGCTGGAATACACGATACGTTTCATGTGTCAAATTTGAAAAAGTCCTTAGTGAAAGAGGACCTTATCATCCCACTTGATGAAATTCAAGTTGATGACAAGCTGAACTTTATTGAAAAACCTGCGGAAATCATTAACCGAAACGTCAAAAGACTTCATCAAAGTAGAATACCAATCgtcaaagttcgatggaatgctcttcgAGGACCCGATTCCACGTGGGAATGGGAAGATCATATGAAGGAAAAATATCCTCACTTATTTGCAAACGAAACTCCAGCTGACTGTAacgaccaaatttcgggacgaaatttctaa